The stretch of DNA AGCGGTAATCGATCTCAATCTGACTGGGGTTTTTCTCTGTACTCGCGCTGTCAGTAAAATTATGCTGAAACAAAAGACAGGTAGAATTATCAATATTACTTCTGTAGCAGGACAAATGGGTAATCCTGGTCAGGCTAATTATAGTGCAGCTAAAGCAGGGGTGATTGGTTTTACTAAAACTGTTGCCAAAGAGTTAGCCACTCGTGGAGTTACGGTTAATGCAGTTGCGCCTGGGTTTATTGAAACTGATATGACAAGTGGTCTTAAATCTGATGATATTATTAAGTTTATACCCCTTGGTCGTTATGGAAAACCAGAAGAAATTGCAGGGATGATTCGTTTTTTAGCAGCCGATCCTGCTGCTGCTTATATTACAGGACAAGTCTTTAATGTTGATGGCGGGATGGTAATGGCTTAAGCAATCAACTATCTTGTAGGGTTTGGCAATGCCAAATCCTGATCGATTAAGATTTAACGACGAGCAAAACCTACTGTTCTAATGACCATACCAGCAGAGATCAGGGTAGAAAATTCGTCTACTCTTTGTTGTTGACCTAATCTAGCAGGATGATGATAAATTTCATTTAAACTAAGAGTAATTACAATCGCGATCGCAGCAGTTAAACTTAAGTTACGTACAAAAGAAGTATCTTTTTTGAGTATTAATATTTCTTGCCACAGTTGATTTAACATTGTTTGTTTCCTTCTCTTCTTACCTCTAAACTTAGATACGATTTAAAAGTTGCTCGGATGCAACTATTAGATAAATAAAAGAGAAATGGTTTCATGAACAAACTATTAATTACAGGAGTAAGTGGTTTTTTGGGTTGGAATATTTATCAACTGGCAAAAAGTCAATGGCAAGTATATGGCACTTGTTATAGCCATTATAATTTATATTCTCAACAGAACATTATCAAAACTGACCTCACTGATTTGGTTGCTCTCAAAAACTTATTTAAAACAATCGATCCTAGTGCAGTTATTCATACCGCAGCAGCTTCTAAACCAAATTTTTGTCAAACTAATCCGATTGAATCTTATGAAATTAACGTTACTGCTTCAATGAACTTGGCG from Stanieria cyanosphaera PCC 7437 encodes:
- the fabG gene encoding 3-oxoacyl-[acyl-carrier-protein] reductase translates to MEMLPENLQHLKDRVALVTGASRGIGKATALALAIEGAKVVVNYASSSKAAEEVVKEIIEAGGEAVALGADVSQVEQVDHLIKQTLDKFGRIDILVNNAGITKDTLLLRMKPEEWQAVIDLNLTGVFLCTRAVSKIMLKQKTGRIINITSVAGQMGNPGQANYSAAKAGVIGFTKTVAKELATRGVTVNAVAPGFIETDMTSGLKSDDIIKFIPLGRYGKPEEIAGMIRFLAADPAAAYITGQVFNVDGGMVMA